In Burkholderia gladioli, a genomic segment contains:
- the trpC gene encoding indole-3-glycerol phosphate synthase TrpC: protein MSDILNRIIGVKREEIAAALQSTPLEALRLEAETRDLRDFVGALRARHAAGQSAVIAEVKKASPSKGVLREHFVPAEIAASYAQHGAACLSVLTDEQFFQGSARYLEEARAACELPVLRKDFIVDAYQVLEARAMGADAILLIAAALDTPQMQDLEAYAHSLGLAVLVEVHDRDEMNEALTLKTPLIGINNRNLRTFETTIETTLGMLDMVPADRIVVTESAILSRADVERMKAADVHSFLVGEAFMRADQPGEELARMFF, encoded by the coding sequence ATGAGTGACATCCTCAACCGAATCATTGGCGTCAAGCGCGAGGAAATCGCCGCCGCGCTGCAGAGCACACCGCTCGAAGCCCTCAGGCTGGAAGCCGAAACCCGCGATCTGCGCGACTTCGTCGGCGCGCTGCGCGCCAGGCACGCGGCCGGCCAGTCCGCCGTGATCGCCGAGGTGAAGAAGGCCAGCCCCTCCAAGGGCGTGCTGCGCGAGCATTTCGTGCCGGCCGAGATCGCCGCCTCGTATGCGCAGCACGGCGCGGCCTGCCTGTCGGTGCTGACCGACGAGCAGTTCTTCCAGGGCAGCGCGCGTTATCTCGAGGAAGCCCGCGCGGCCTGCGAACTGCCGGTGCTGCGCAAGGACTTCATCGTCGACGCCTACCAGGTGCTCGAAGCGCGTGCGATGGGCGCCGACGCGATCCTGCTGATCGCCGCCGCGCTCGACACGCCGCAGATGCAGGACCTGGAAGCCTATGCGCATTCGCTGGGCCTGGCGGTGCTGGTCGAGGTGCATGACCGCGACGAGATGAACGAGGCGCTCACGCTTAAGACGCCGCTGATCGGCATCAACAACCGCAACCTGCGCACCTTCGAGACCACCATCGAGACCACGCTGGGCATGCTCGACATGGTGCCGGCCGATCGCATCGTGGTGACCGAATCGGCCATCCTGTCGCGCGCCGACGTGGAACGCATGAAGGCGGCCGACGTGCACAG
- the trpD gene encoding anthranilate phosphoribosyltransferase produces the protein MTITPQEALQRTIEHREIFHDEMLHLMRMIMRGDMSPVMAAAIITGLRVKKETIGEIAAAATVMREFARHVEVADNSNFVDIVGTGGDGSHTFNISTATMFVSAAAGAKVAKHGNRSVSSKSGSADVLDALGVNIDLAPEQVAASIEATGMGFMYAPNHHPAMKNIAPVRRELGVRTLFNILGPLTNPAGAPNQLMGVFHPDLVGIQVRVMQRLGAEHVLVVYGKDGMDEVSLGAATLVGELRDGKVTEYEIHPEDFGLQMVSNRTLKVENADESRVMLLEALDNKPGVAREIVTLNAGTALYAANIAPSIAEGIGLAREAIASGAARAKVDELVRFTSQFPR, from the coding sequence ATGACGATTACCCCGCAGGAAGCGCTGCAGCGCACGATCGAGCACCGCGAGATCTTCCATGACGAGATGCTGCACCTGATGCGGATGATCATGCGGGGCGACATGTCGCCCGTGATGGCCGCCGCGATCATCACCGGCCTGCGCGTGAAGAAGGAGACGATCGGCGAGATCGCCGCGGCCGCCACCGTGATGCGCGAATTCGCGCGCCACGTCGAGGTGGCCGACAACTCGAACTTCGTCGATATCGTCGGCACCGGCGGCGACGGCTCGCACACCTTCAACATCTCGACCGCGACCATGTTCGTGTCGGCCGCGGCCGGCGCCAAGGTGGCCAAGCACGGCAACCGCAGCGTCTCGAGCAAGTCCGGCAGCGCCGACGTGCTCGACGCGCTCGGCGTCAACATCGACCTCGCTCCCGAGCAGGTGGCGGCCTCCATCGAGGCCACCGGGATGGGCTTCATGTACGCGCCGAACCATCATCCGGCGATGAAGAACATCGCGCCGGTGCGCCGCGAGCTCGGCGTGCGGACCCTGTTCAACATCCTCGGGCCGCTGACCAACCCGGCCGGCGCGCCCAACCAGCTGATGGGCGTGTTCCACCCCGACCTGGTCGGCATCCAGGTACGCGTGATGCAACGGCTCGGCGCCGAGCACGTGCTGGTGGTCTACGGCAAGGACGGCATGGACGAGGTCTCGCTCGGCGCGGCCACCCTGGTGGGCGAGCTGCGCGACGGCAAGGTCACCGAATACGAGATCCATCCCGAGGATTTCGGCCTGCAGATGGTGTCGAACCGCACGCTGAAGGTCGAGAATGCCGACGAGTCGCGCGTGATGCTGCTCGAGGCGCTCGACAACAAGCCCGGCGTGGCGCGCGAGATCGTCACGCTGAACGCGGGCACCGCGCTCTACGCGGCCAATATCGCGCCCTCGATCGCCGAGGGCATCGGCCTCGCGCGCGAGGCCATCGCCAGCGGCGCGGCGCGCGCCAAGGTCGACGAGCTGGTACGCTTCACCAGTCAGTTTCCGCGCTGA
- a CDS encoding anthranilate synthase component II: MLLMIDNYDSFTYNLVQYFGELGEDVRTYRNDEITLAQIAELDPEAICLSPGPSNPQHAGITLEVLREFAGKKPILGVCLGHQAIGEAFGGRVIRAKTIMHGKVSRIETDGRGVFADLPRHFDVTRYHSLAIERETLPDCLEISAWTEDGEIMGVRHKTLPIEGVQFHPESILSEHGHAQLQNFLKQARASAAQPA, translated from the coding sequence ATGCTGCTGATGATCGACAACTACGATTCGTTTACCTACAACCTGGTCCAGTACTTCGGCGAACTCGGCGAAGACGTGCGGACCTATCGCAACGACGAGATCACGCTCGCGCAGATCGCCGAGCTCGATCCCGAGGCGATCTGCCTGTCGCCGGGCCCGAGCAACCCGCAGCACGCGGGCATCACGCTCGAGGTGCTGCGCGAGTTCGCGGGCAAGAAGCCGATCCTGGGCGTGTGCCTCGGCCACCAGGCGATCGGCGAGGCCTTCGGCGGCCGCGTGATCCGCGCCAAGACCATCATGCACGGCAAGGTGAGCCGCATCGAGACCGACGGCCGCGGCGTGTTCGCCGACCTGCCCCGGCACTTCGACGTGACGCGCTACCACTCGCTGGCGATCGAGCGCGAGACGCTGCCCGACTGCCTGGAGATCTCGGCCTGGACCGAGGACGGCGAGATCATGGGCGTGCGCCACAAGACGCTGCCGATCGAGGGCGTGCAGTTCCACCCCGAATCGATCCTCTCCGAGCACGGCCACGCGCAGTTGCAGAACTTCCTGAAGCAGGCGCGCGCGAGCGCGGCCCAGCCGGCATGA
- the trpE gene encoding anthranilate synthase component I gives MTELEFQSLANQGYNRIPLIAEALADLETPLSLYLKLAQSERGGANSFLLESVVGGERFGRYSFIGLPARTLVRTSKGVSEVVTDGKVVETHEGDPFAFIEQFQARFKVAQRPGLPRFCGGLAGYFGYDAVRYIEKKLADTAPPDDLHLPDIQLLLSEEVAVIDNLAGKLYLIIYADPSRPEAYPRAKQRLRELKQRLHSTVQPPVTSPSVRTETFREFKKDDYLAAVLKAKEYIAEGELMQIQVGQRLTKPYRDNPLSLYRALRSLNPSPYMYYYNFGEFHVVGASPEILVRQEKRGENQIVTIRPLAGTRTRGNTPERDAALATELLNDPKEIAEHVMLIDLARNDVGRIATTGSVAVTDKMVIEKYSHVQHIVSSVEGKLKPGMTNYDVLRATFPAGTLSGAPKVRAMELIDELEPVKRGLYGGAVGYLSFSGEMDLAIAIRTGLIHNGNLYVQAAAGVVADSVPESEWQETENKARAVLRAAEQVQDGLDSDF, from the coding sequence ATGACTGAACTCGAATTCCAATCGCTCGCGAATCAAGGCTACAACCGCATCCCGCTGATCGCGGAAGCGCTCGCCGACCTAGAAACCCCGCTCTCGCTGTACCTCAAGCTGGCTCAGTCCGAGCGCGGCGGCGCCAATTCCTTCCTGCTCGAATCGGTGGTCGGCGGCGAACGCTTCGGCCGCTACTCGTTCATCGGCCTGCCGGCCCGCACCCTGGTGCGCACCAGCAAGGGCGTCTCCGAGGTGGTCACCGACGGGAAGGTGGTGGAGACGCACGAAGGCGACCCGTTCGCCTTCATCGAGCAGTTCCAAGCACGTTTCAAGGTGGCCCAGCGCCCCGGCCTGCCGCGCTTCTGCGGCGGCCTGGCCGGCTACTTCGGCTACGACGCGGTGCGCTACATCGAGAAGAAGCTGGCCGACACGGCGCCGCCCGACGACCTGCACCTGCCCGACATCCAGCTGCTGCTGAGCGAGGAAGTCGCCGTGATCGACAACCTGGCCGGCAAGCTCTACCTGATCATCTACGCCGACCCGTCGCGCCCCGAGGCCTACCCGCGCGCCAAACAGCGCCTGCGCGAGCTCAAGCAGCGCCTGCACTCGACGGTGCAGCCGCCGGTGACCTCGCCGAGCGTGCGCACCGAGACCTTCCGCGAATTCAAGAAGGACGACTACCTGGCCGCCGTGCTCAAGGCCAAGGAATACATCGCCGAGGGCGAGCTGATGCAGATCCAGGTCGGCCAGCGCCTGACCAAGCCCTATCGCGACAATCCCCTCTCGCTGTACCGCGCGCTGCGTTCGCTGAACCCCTCGCCGTACATGTACTACTACAACTTCGGCGAATTCCACGTGGTGGGCGCCTCGCCCGAGATCCTGGTGCGCCAGGAAAAGCGCGGCGAGAACCAGATCGTCACGATCCGCCCGCTGGCCGGCACGCGCACGCGCGGCAACACGCCGGAGCGCGACGCCGCGCTCGCCACCGAGCTGCTCAACGACCCGAAGGAAATCGCCGAGCACGTGATGCTGATCGACCTGGCACGCAACGACGTCGGCCGCATCGCCACCACCGGCTCGGTCGCCGTGACCGACAAGATGGTGATCGAGAAGTACTCGCACGTGCAGCACATCGTCAGCTCGGTGGAAGGCAAGCTCAAGCCCGGCATGACCAACTACGACGTGCTGCGCGCCACCTTCCCGGCCGGCACGCTGTCGGGCGCGCCCAAGGTGCGTGCCATGGAGCTGATCGACGAGCTCGAGCCGGTCAAGCGCGGCCTGTACGGCGGCGCGGTCGGCTACCTGTCGTTCTCCGGCGAGATGGACCTGGCCATCGCGATCCGCACCGGCCTGATCCACAACGGCAATCTCTACGTGCAGGCCGCGGCCGGCGTGGTGGCCGACTCGGTGCCCGAGTCCGAATGGCAGGAAACCGAAAACAAGGCGCGCGCCGTGCTGCGTGCGGCGGAACAGGTGCAGGACGGCCTCGACAGCGACTTCTGA
- a CDS encoding phosphoglycolate phosphatase gives MSASIRFASPRLAAALIDLDGTMIDTVDDFTAALNAMLARIGAPGTQRDEVMHYVGKGSENLIVQVLKPRLDEAEAQARFDEALAIYQAEYATINGRHTRLYPDVEAGLAAMREAGLALACVTNKPHRFALELLAQYRLDGYFGVVLGGDSLPRKKPDPLPMLTACQRLDVEPALAVAIGDSENDALAGRAAGLATLTVPYGYNHGKAIQTINSDGIVDSLLEAAQVITAHNAVERTL, from the coding sequence ATGAGCGCGTCGATCCGTTTCGCCTCGCCGCGGCTGGCTGCCGCCCTGATCGATCTCGACGGCACCATGATCGATACCGTCGACGACTTCACGGCCGCCCTCAACGCGATGCTGGCGCGGATCGGCGCGCCCGGCACGCAGCGCGACGAGGTCATGCACTACGTCGGCAAGGGCTCGGAAAACTTGATCGTCCAGGTGCTCAAGCCGCGCCTGGACGAAGCCGAGGCGCAGGCGCGCTTCGACGAGGCGCTGGCGATCTACCAGGCCGAGTACGCCACCATCAACGGCCGCCACACGCGGCTCTACCCCGACGTCGAGGCCGGCCTGGCCGCGATGCGCGAGGCCGGCCTGGCGCTGGCCTGCGTCACCAACAAGCCGCATCGCTTCGCGCTCGAGCTGCTCGCGCAGTACCGGCTCGACGGCTATTTCGGCGTGGTGCTCGGCGGCGACAGCCTGCCCCGCAAGAAGCCCGATCCGCTGCCGATGCTGACCGCCTGCCAGCGGCTGGACGTCGAACCGGCGCTGGCGGTGGCGATCGGCGACTCCGAAAACGACGCGCTGGCAGGCCGCGCGGCGGGCCTGGCGACGCTGACGGTGCCCTATGGCTACAACCACGGCAAAGCTATACAAACGATAAATTCGGATGGTATAGTCGATTCGCTGCTCGAGGCGGCGCAGGTGATTACCGCGCACAACGCCGTCGAGCGAACCCTCTGA
- the rpe gene encoding ribulose-phosphate 3-epimerase, with translation MTQFRIAPSILSADFARLGEEVRNVVAAGADWIHFDVMDNHYVPNLTIGPLVCEAIRPHVQVPIDVHLMVRPVDRIVPDFAKAGANVISFHPEGSDHIDRTLSLIRDHGCKAGLVFNPATPLHYLDHVMDRLDLILIMSVNPGFGGQSFIPEALRKIREARAKIDAYRERTGREIHLEVDGGVKVDNIAEIAAAGADTFVAGSAIFGKPDYKVVIDEMRTALAGLAKG, from the coding sequence ATGACGCAATTCCGTATCGCTCCCAGCATCCTGTCGGCCGACTTCGCCCGTCTCGGCGAGGAAGTCCGCAACGTGGTCGCCGCCGGCGCCGACTGGATCCACTTCGACGTGATGGACAACCATTACGTCCCGAACCTGACGATCGGCCCGCTGGTCTGCGAGGCGATCCGCCCGCACGTGCAGGTGCCGATCGACGTGCACCTGATGGTGCGCCCGGTCGACCGGATCGTCCCCGATTTCGCCAAGGCCGGCGCCAACGTGATCAGCTTCCACCCGGAAGGCTCGGATCACATCGACCGCACCCTGTCGCTGATCAGGGACCACGGCTGCAAGGCCGGCCTGGTGTTCAACCCGGCCACGCCGCTGCACTACCTCGACCACGTGATGGATCGCCTCGACCTGATCCTGATCATGTCGGTGAACCCGGGTTTCGGCGGCCAGTCCTTCATTCCCGAGGCGCTGCGCAAGATCCGCGAGGCGCGCGCCAAGATCGACGCCTATCGCGAGCGCACCGGCCGCGAGATCCACCTGGAAGTGGACGGCGGCGTGAAGGTCGACAACATCGCCGAGATCGCGGCAGCCGGCGCGGACACCTTCGTGGCCGGCTCGGCGATCTTTGGCAAGCCCGACTACAAGGTGGTGATCGACGAGATGCGCACGGCCCTGGCCGGCCTGGCGAAGGGCTGA
- the apaG gene encoding Co2+/Mg2+ efflux protein ApaG — MSQYEFSVSVKTAYLPEQSDPERRQYAFAYTLTIVNTGQVASQLIARHWVITDSEQKVQEVKGLGVVGHQPLLKPGEQFEYTSWAVIATPVGTMRGAYFCVAEDGERFEAPVAEFALHMPRTLH, encoded by the coding sequence ATGAGCCAGTATGAATTCAGCGTGTCGGTGAAAACGGCGTATCTGCCGGAACAATCCGACCCGGAACGCCGTCAATACGCATTCGCGTACACGCTGACGATTGTCAACACCGGTCAGGTGGCCTCGCAGTTGATCGCGCGGCACTGGGTCATCACGGACAGCGAACAGAAGGTTCAGGAAGTGAAGGGACTCGGCGTGGTCGGCCACCAGCCGCTGCTCAAGCCGGGCGAGCAATTCGAGTACACCAGCTGGGCGGTGATCGCCACGCCCGTGGGCACCATGCGCGGCGCGTATTTCTGCGTGGCCGAGGACGGCGAGCGCTTCGAGGCGCCGGTCGCCGAATTCGCGCTGCACATGCCGCGCACGCTGCACTGA
- a CDS encoding murein transglycosylase A — protein sequence MKISRPSASSDSSAKISIGYSSNRSDMAVSIKYEHCRRFGPRLAAWAAAIATAALLAACGSAPVRHAAKPPTGAPIVPGQVAAERLTPVAWRQVPGWDDDTLIGATIALRQNCTRLARAANWRRACEAAERIDDLDITGARSFFETYFTPYQFSNTDGTLDGLVTGYYEPLLRGSRVRHGPYQTALYRWPAGYRAGSAMPARAQLERSGVLNGNELVWVDDPIEAFFLQVQGSGRVVMDDGSVMRVGFGGTNNQPYRSIGKWLLDRGELSAGQATMQGIKAWARANPSRVDALLDTNPRFVFFREMPSSEGAPNGGADGPIGALGVPLTAERSIAVDPSFIPLGTPVFLQTTRPLTNTPMNRLVFAQDTGSAIKGGVRADYFWGLGDDAGDLAGRMKQVGRMWLLLPNS from the coding sequence ATGAAGATCAGCAGGCCGAGCGCCAGCAGCGATTCCAGCGCGAAGATCAGCATCGGGTATTCGTCGAACAGATCAGACATGGCGGTTTCCATCAAGTACGAACATTGTAGGCGGTTCGGGCCGCGGCTGGCCGCCTGGGCCGCCGCGATCGCGACGGCGGCGCTGCTGGCCGCCTGCGGCAGCGCCCCGGTGCGGCATGCCGCGAAGCCGCCCACCGGCGCGCCCATCGTGCCGGGCCAGGTGGCCGCCGAGCGGCTCACGCCGGTGGCCTGGCGGCAGGTGCCGGGCTGGGACGACGATACCCTGATCGGCGCGACCATCGCGCTGCGCCAGAACTGCACGCGGCTCGCGCGCGCCGCCAACTGGCGCCGCGCCTGCGAGGCCGCCGAGCGGATCGACGATCTCGACATCACCGGCGCGCGCAGCTTCTTCGAGACGTATTTCACGCCCTATCAGTTCTCCAATACCGACGGCACGCTCGATGGCCTGGTGACCGGCTATTACGAGCCGCTGCTGCGCGGTTCGCGTGTGCGGCACGGGCCCTACCAGACCGCGCTGTATCGCTGGCCGGCCGGCTATCGTGCCGGCAGCGCCATGCCGGCACGCGCCCAGCTCGAGCGCTCGGGCGTGCTGAACGGCAACGAATTGGTGTGGGTCGACGATCCGATCGAAGCCTTCTTCCTGCAGGTGCAGGGCTCGGGGCGCGTGGTGATGGACGACGGCAGCGTGATGCGGGTCGGTTTCGGCGGCACCAACAACCAGCCCTATCGCTCGATCGGCAAATGGCTGCTCGATCGCGGCGAGCTGAGCGCCGGGCAGGCCACCATGCAGGGCATCAAGGCCTGGGCGCGCGCCAATCCCTCGCGCGTGGACGCCCTGCTCGACACCAATCCGCGCTTCGTGTTCTTCCGCGAGATGCCGTCCAGCGAAGGCGCGCCGAACGGCGGCGCGGACGGCCCGATCGGCGCGCTCGGCGTGCCGCTGACGGCGGAGCGCTCGATCGCCGTCGATCCTTCCTTCATTCCGCTGGGCACGCCGGTGTTCCTGCAGACCACGCGGCCGCTCACCAATACGCCGATGAACCGGCTGGTGTTCGCGCAGGACACGGGCTCGGCGATCAAGGGCGGCGTGCGCGCCGACTACTTCTGGGGGCTCGGCGACGATGCGGGCGACCTAGCCGGCCGGATGAAGCAGGTCGGGCGGATGTGGCTGCTGCTGCCGAATTCCTGA
- the paaK gene encoding phenylacetate--CoA ligase PaaK, with amino-acid sequence MNAPLPLEPIETASRDELQALQLERLKWSLGHAYQHSPVYRRKFDEAGVHPDQLTTLADLARFPFTTKSDLRDNYPFGMFAVPQERISRIHASSGTTGKPTVVGYTTRDIDTWANLVARSIRAAGARRGDKVHVSYGYGLFTGGLGAHYGAERAGLTVIPFGGGQTEKQVQLIQDFRPDIIMVTPSYMLSIADEMERQGLDPRASSLRIGIFGAEPWTNEMRAAIEQRMGIDAVDIYGLSEVIGPGVASECAATKDGPTIWEDHFYPEIIDPLTGEVLPDGELGELVFTSLTKEALPIVRYRTRDLSRLLPGTARSMRRMEKITGRSDDMMIIRGVNVFPTQIEEQLLKQAVLAPHYQIVLTREGPLDVMTLNVEPCPHRNAATALLDAAGQALAYDIKALIGVTAIVKVLPVNGIERSVGKARRVVDKRR; translated from the coding sequence ATGAACGCCCCCCTTCCGCTCGAGCCGATCGAGACCGCCAGTCGCGACGAACTCCAGGCGCTGCAGCTCGAACGCCTGAAATGGTCGCTCGGCCACGCCTACCAGCACTCGCCCGTCTATCGCCGCAAGTTCGACGAGGCCGGCGTGCATCCCGACCAGCTGACGACGCTCGCCGATCTCGCACGCTTCCCGTTCACGACCAAGAGCGACCTGCGCGACAACTACCCGTTCGGCATGTTCGCGGTGCCGCAGGAGCGGATCTCGCGGATCCATGCCTCATCGGGCACCACCGGCAAGCCGACCGTGGTCGGCTACACCACGCGCGACATCGACACCTGGGCCAACCTGGTGGCGCGCTCGATCCGCGCGGCGGGCGCGCGCCGAGGCGACAAGGTGCATGTCAGCTACGGCTACGGCCTGTTCACGGGCGGCCTGGGCGCGCATTACGGCGCCGAGCGCGCGGGGCTGACGGTGATTCCCTTCGGCGGCGGCCAGACCGAGAAGCAGGTGCAGCTGATCCAGGACTTCCGGCCCGATATCATCATGGTCACGCCCAGCTACATGCTGTCGATCGCCGACGAGATGGAACGGCAGGGGCTGGACCCGCGCGCCTCGTCGCTGCGGATCGGCATCTTCGGCGCGGAGCCCTGGACCAACGAGATGCGCGCGGCGATCGAGCAGCGCATGGGCATCGACGCGGTCGACATCTATGGCCTGTCGGAGGTGATCGGCCCAGGCGTCGCCTCGGAATGCGCCGCAACCAAGGACGGCCCAACCATCTGGGAAGATCACTTCTATCCCGAGATCATCGATCCGCTGACGGGCGAGGTCCTGCCCGACGGCGAGCTCGGCGAACTGGTATTCACCTCGCTGACCAAGGAGGCGCTGCCGATCGTGCGCTACCGCACGCGCGACCTGAGCCGCTTGTTGCCGGGCACGGCGCGCAGCATGCGGCGCATGGAGAAGATCACCGGTCGCTCGGACGACATGATGATCATCCGCGGCGTGAACGTGTTCCCGACGCAGATCGAGGAGCAGTTGCTCAAGCAGGCCGTGCTGGCGCCGCATTACCAGATCGTGCTGACCCGGGAAGGGCCGCTCGACGTGATGACGCTGAACGTCGAGCCCTGCCCGCACCGGAACGCCGCCACGGCCCTGCTCGACGCAGCCGGCCAGGCGCTGGCCTACGACATCAAGGCCCTGATCGGCGTCACGGCGATCGTCAAGGTACTGCCGGTCAACGGCATCGAGCGTTCGGTGGGGAAGGCGCGGCGCGTGGTGGACAAGCGCCGCTGA
- the paaI gene encoding hydroxyphenylacetyl-CoA thioesterase PaaI, with amino-acid sequence MDATTPAAADTPAEAGTLARAAADAMYAADACTRALGIELVEVGPGHARMRMTVRPEFLNGHRTCHGGLIFTLADSAFAFACNSRNLNTVAAGCSIEFLRPVFENEVLTAEAVEQALAGRHGIYDIRVTNRAGETVAMFRGKSARIAGNVIPADGPGT; translated from the coding sequence ATGGATGCCACCACGCCCGCCGCTGCCGATACCCCAGCCGAGGCCGGCACCCTCGCCCGCGCCGCGGCCGACGCGATGTACGCCGCCGATGCCTGCACGCGCGCGCTCGGCATCGAACTCGTCGAGGTCGGCCCCGGCCACGCGCGGATGCGCATGACGGTCCGGCCGGAATTCCTGAACGGCCATCGCACCTGCCACGGCGGCCTGATCTTCACGCTGGCCGATTCGGCCTTCGCGTTCGCCTGCAATTCGCGCAATCTGAACACGGTGGCGGCCGGCTGCTCGATCGAATTCCTGCGTCCCGTGTTCGAGAACGAGGTGCTGACGGCGGAGGCTGTCGAGCAGGCCCTGGCCGGCCGGCACGGCATCTACGATATCCGCGTGACGAACCGGGCCGGCGAGACGGTGGCGATGTTTCGCGGCAAGTCGGCCCGCATCGCCGGCAACGTGATCCCCGCCGACGGCCCCGGCACCTGA
- the paaG gene encoding 2-(1,2-epoxy-1,2-dihydrophenyl)acetyl-CoA isomerase PaaG, whose product MPYDTIRLAFDATTQVATITLNRPDKLNSFTRAMHAELAAAIDETEASHARALILTGAGRGFCAGQDLADLDFTPGAPTDLGALIDQHFNPLVRRLQALPLPVIAAVNGIAAGAGANLALACDLVLAARSASFIQSFVKIGLVPDSGGTWFLPQRVGFARALGLALTGDKLGAEQAAEWGMIWRAVDDEALAATATTLATELARQPTRAIAAIKQAMRAGMSQPLDAQLDLERDLQRELGQSHDYAEGVAAFIAKRAPRFEGR is encoded by the coding sequence ATGCCGTATGACACGATCCGCCTCGCGTTCGACGCGACCACCCAGGTCGCGACGATCACGCTCAATCGTCCCGACAAGCTCAACAGCTTCACGCGCGCGATGCACGCCGAGCTCGCCGCGGCCATCGACGAAACCGAGGCCAGCCACGCACGCGCGCTGATCCTCACCGGCGCCGGCCGCGGCTTCTGCGCAGGCCAGGATCTCGCCGACCTCGACTTCACGCCCGGCGCGCCAACCGACCTGGGCGCGCTGATCGACCAGCACTTCAATCCCCTCGTGCGTCGCCTGCAGGCGCTGCCGCTGCCCGTGATCGCCGCCGTCAACGGTATCGCGGCCGGCGCCGGCGCGAACCTCGCGCTCGCCTGCGACCTGGTGCTGGCCGCCAGATCGGCCAGCTTCATCCAGTCCTTCGTGAAGATCGGCCTGGTGCCCGACTCGGGCGGCACCTGGTTCCTGCCGCAGCGGGTCGGCTTCGCGCGGGCGCTCGGGCTCGCGCTGACGGGCGACAAGCTCGGCGCCGAGCAGGCCGCCGAATGGGGCATGATCTGGCGCGCCGTCGACGACGAGGCGCTGGCGGCCACCGCCACCACGCTGGCGACCGAACTCGCCCGCCAGCCGACCCGCGCGATCGCCGCCATCAAGCAGGCGATGCGCGCCGGCATGAGCCAGCCGCTCGACGCGCAGCTCGACCTCGAACGCGACCTGCAGCGCGAGCTCGGGCAGTCGCACGATTACGCGGAAGGCGTGGCCGCCTTCATCGCCAAGCGCGCACCGCGCTTCGAGGGGCGCTGA